One Siniperca chuatsi isolate FFG_IHB_CAS linkage group LG1, ASM2008510v1, whole genome shotgun sequence genomic window, gttattttgatttattacatttttgaaatggAAGAAAAGCAAGCCCACTGACACAAAGTCACTTCATCTACCAAACTCTTTGCTGTTATTACTCACAGTCTAGTGTCACTGACTGAATGCTTTACTAATAAAAGGTGGCATTTGGCAATTCTTAGTAAGTACCTATATGTTTTCATCAGTTACTGCATTAACAGAAACATTAGCTAGTTCACATTACATTCGTAGGCTGCGATACTGCTACCTTGTTTGTAGGTAGATGCACGCATGCGCAATCCCAGTGTTCATATAATGCTTCATATAATTTTTTCCATATTTGACTCACTTGTGGATTGCTTAGCCACTGACGTTTTGGTAAAACAGTTCACACATTACATCACATCCTAAACACTAGATGTTATAATCATAACACAACTGGGATTTGTGGTGAAGTCAGCCTCAGTTACTGCAGAGCTGGACAGTTAATAACGTTACCTAACCTAAATTACGTTACAGTATAAAGCGTGGGCTAACGATGGTCAACAATGCATATTTTGCACTGCAACGTTACCTACGCAATTCTGTTGTTGTCACCTTATTTCTGTTGTTGTCACCTTACTGTAGCTATACCGGTTAGCCCTCAGGTTTTAGCTTGGATGAGTGAGATTAAAGACAAGAGTGCGAGGCAAGTTACCGTTAGCTGTAGGTTAATCAACTTAGCTCCGATTTAGAATCGGTTAGCCAGGCAGCTAACATTCACAAGACGAGCGTTATACAAGGGCTATACTCAAACCTTGCGTTACGTTTACTCGGGAAGTGTCACACTATTACTTCACCTAGCggcatgtttgtgtttactcaAGAAAACGATAACTAGCTTTGGTTTTGCACTCACCGTTGTGGCTTGCTCCTCGTCCGCCATCTTGGGATGATCAACACTAGAGGCTGTTGCCATGGATACATCAGTGGAATGCGGAGGTGTAGCTGGTTGGATTTATGAATGTATCTCAGATTTTGTAACGCCTTCAACAACATCCACCAATCAAATGGTCATATTTAGgtttacaatgaaattattGACTGCCCATGGATGCATTTAGAGAGCTTCTTATAATTAATCAATGGGTCTGCCACTCTTGCAGAGAGACAGGATTTGTACACAGCCAGGGGGACCATGAATATAAAATCGTGAATACAAGGGACAGTTATTCACATGTATGCTacagttttatgttttacagtttttctctatTGTTGAGAATAGACACAAAGGGTGTAATTCTGAGAATACACACACCAAAACTGTGTCCTAGATTGTAAAacagtattcagatccttcacttaagtaaaactacaactacattaatgtaaacatactccattacaagtagaagtcctgcagtcaaaaaactacttaagtaaaagtacagaagaattatctgtaaaatgtatttaaagtatcagAGTACTTGTTCTGCTGTAAAATGTTCTCTGtaactgataaaataaaataataataatattatatatatatatatatatatatatagactttATTAGCTTGTTAATGCTGATGCATCAacgtgtaagcagcattttactgttgtagctggttttaactactttatatacagttaggtagtttagtccagtggtttccACTCTTGGGAGTCGGGCCTCCCAAAGGGTCacgataaatctgaggggtcgtgcgATGATTAATGgagtaggaaagaagaaaaaaacaagttctaCTACACAAATTTGTAGtgtttgctttttgtgaaatattggataattgaCCTTTGGTGGAACTGCAAAAACTGATACGATATCTGTGAACGTGACAAGGAGCCCCAACTacacagattgttttttttaccccaAAAAAGCTTATCAtttcttaatttgaaaagtaactagtaactaaagctgtcagataaatgtagtggagtaaaaagtacagtatttgtctctaaaatgtagcagagtagaagcattaagtagcataaaatggaaatactcaagtaaagtacaagtacctaaaatCTGTACTTAAGTTCAgcgcttgagtaaatgtactttccaccactactCAAGACAGCAAAAACTTTTGCAGCACATGGCATCAAATCACGACTTCACACCTGCAATCAgataaacaaaactttaaaatgttttaagtaTTTCAGACAGTCTGTTTCCTACTCCATATGTTACCTACTATTTACATCAGGACATACGGTAGATTTTCATCCACGTCACACCTACTGTAATATTCTTGCTGGTGAGACACCTTGACGTACAGCAGGTCAGGACCTTTTCTTTTACATGTGACTTCGTGGTGATTATGGAGTCAACTGTGTTGTATCTCTGCACAGTGAATGAGCCAATACAACAGAGTGGTCCTCATTAGGAACATGAATTGGGAATAATGAAAACTTTCACTTTAAGTTTTGATCACTGTTTCACAGTATTAGAACAATTGGTAGAATTAAGATAAGATAGAGCCTTCTAACAATAGATTAAAACTGTATTACTGACTCACAGGGAACATAACCTTGTTATCTAGCTACACCTTTACAGAGATACATCATGGGCCTACGTCTACATGTATTTTACATCATGTAGCTAAGACATTTGGTTTGCACAGTATGATTAAATCTTTACTTAGCAGTCTGTCTTGAACATGATCCAAGTTTTCAAAagagaattttttaaaaatttaattttaagacTGAGAACCGATTTCCAACAAATACCCCTCAAGTAAATAAGTTTTAAATAAGTCACCAATATGTACAACACACCTTAATACACATTCTGATCATCAAAGGGAAAATTCACCATAAAACAAATTTCTCTATATAGACAAACAAAATCAGACAAAACACTAATAACCAACAGCCTTGGACTTAAATCccccacacaaaaaaaatggtAGGTTACATCTGCTTAAAGGCACTGAGGTTACACCTTAACAATGTGATTCAGTGTTACAGTAACAAAAGATTAGAATTGGacaccatatatatatatatatatatatatatatatatatatatatatatatatatatatatatatatatatattcacaagtaaaaacatgaaaatgctaATACCTAACAAGTGTGCAGCTAGAAAATTATCTGCTAACTATCTGCAACTATTCAGTAACACGTGACTTGTATAATTACTATGGATACAAAGTCAAAAGAATGGATAATCGACAGATAGATATTGTGTTCTTTCTGCTCATTAATGCTCTTTTTCTTAGTGAATAAGCCTAAATTCTATATTATGTCAGCAACTTTACATTAATAAACCTGCACCCCGTCTTTCATTTTAACCACAGCAGGCTGCATACTATGACAGCAAACATAATGGCATTCTTAGCAACTCAACATGAATTAAAATGTGTGATCCCAGTTAAACCTTATCTTCATTTGCCCTCAGAAGAGCTTTTTGTCTCGCTTCATCTAAAGCTGATTgaaacagcaggaaaaaaaaccttCATCCCGTCACCTTCATTAATCATCAGCTTATCCTATACAGTATTATacacatgaaaacagaaaatgaagtgagcaaaattaaaataacaactGTGTTCACCAGTAGTGTGACATGCAACATGATGCATCTCCTTTTACAGAGCATCCAGTCTGATTGCCTGAGAGGAAAGTAACTAGAAAATCATCAGAACTTAAAGTGTACAgtatgcattcaaaattttataaAGACAGAATGATAGACTGGTTACCCTGTAAAGCTCTACATGCTGctgtaatgacaaaaatatgtatacatacattatGTGGATCCATCATTCGCTGATGGTAAAACATTCTCATGTCAAGTGTGCTTTTTATATAATCCCAACTCTAAGCACAGAGTTTATTTTTGAGGCCCCAGTATGTTATTTCTACATAAACAGTGAGATAGAAAAATCCTAATACTTTTCACCAGCGTCTCAAACGATGAAaggatttaaataaatgtacctttCCACTAAACCCCAGCCCTGTTCAGTGGTGCACTGCAGATACTCTCACATCTACATCTTTAGTCTATGTTAAATCCATTCCAGGAGTTAGTTATGTTGTGATGATGtttgccaattaattttttgTCATACCCACTCTGTCACCTTGTTTTATTCAATTTCAGTTTGTGATTTCCGACATTTCCAAGAATAACCTTTGATAGcatattttaaagtttataaGTGGAGAATAGGGACACCTCACTAGGCTGATCTTGTGGAGAGAAGACTTTTCCTCGTCATAAATTACTTGTTTTCTGGCCCTTTTCATTAAATAATCAAACCCCCATCCCCTAAACCCATTGAAGAATATTGGGACATGGTTAGTCTGGTATGTTGGTCAGAGAAGAGACTGGCCTGAGGCACTCAGGATGGGGGAATCAGTCTAATTTCCCTGGGTCCTCCCAAAGGCACCCTGGGCAGCAGATGTGGCAGCACCTGCTGCAGCAGTCTGGACGGTTCGGTTAGTGAGGACTCCATGGGAGAACTCCTGCTGGGCCTTGGTGAAGCTGGCACCTGTCCTTCTGTACTTAGAGTGGACCTGAGGGAATGGGAAAAGGGACACCGATTAGGGCAGTGACGGGTTTATAAATCagataaaatgacaaatcacaTCTGAAAAATTAGTCAACTCTAACAGTTAACCTGCACATTTTTGGGATTTTCAAAGTGAGGCAAGCCTGAGTAAACTGTGAAAATAGTGTTAACTTGTTCCTGTACAGTTACGTCTGCCAAGGTGCTCGTGTTTTCAGTCCCATTTAGTTATTAGGAggatatattttaaaaacaaaataaatatcagtgAAATTTGGTGGAAAGTTATGGACCAAGGAACAAGTAATTTGTTTTTGGTGCAGATTCacaattttttcccccccaagaATTGGTTGGCTCTTTCCAAATAAATTGTTTGCAGGCTTGCTCAGCTTCCTGACCTGCTTAATGTTTCTGAACTTTTATAAACCTTCAGCAGTTTCTAAATCTTCATATTCCCACTGATGTTTTCTTGGTTGCCCTTTTTTATTGAAGCTGCAGTTCAAAGTTTTTGTCACCACCATTTTTAGCTTATCTTGTTAAGTTTCTTTTTGATCTGCATGCACCCTCACTGAGTTggagtgaaaataaacaatatgaaGCCACAGTGAGAATATCCATATTTATCTATGTTTGCAGCACCATGTTTGACTTTTCTATTTTGGGCAACTTCAACTGATTATAAAGGCACTGCCAACTTTAATTATACTGCAAACACAGTATGTGTAGACTgcaatttactttaaaatagCAAAATTAGGCTTATGTAACTTACCCAGAGACACATGGTATATTAGACTTGACTGGTTAATATTAGAACGGTAATCAGATTATCTGCAAAGTATAAACTGTAACATGGCTCAATATTCCCTTTTGTGAAGAGAAGTTGTAAAACTTTTACATTAGCATACCATTTTCAGAAGGATGACAGCCAGGACAGTGTTTACAGTGAAAAAACCGGCCACCACCATCATAACCACAGCTACAGCCAAGTTACTGCGGATCATGCTGATGGATGTGATCCATCCACTGTCAAAAACAGAGACATACAAACAAATAACCATgtgtcatttcacattttctccacagtgagtgtgtactgtacagtatacaaCAGAAGTTTGTTGGCTCATTTCTCTTTAATTCAGTAATATTCGTACTATTTTTAATGCCAACATCCTAACCTGCCCCAGTGACCAATGGCAAAGCATGAAGTTTGATAAAGTGGATGGAAAACTGAAAAGCCTAATATATTACATGATATAGAAAAGAAACCCAAAGAGAAAAGCCCCACACTTACAAAGCAGCAACCCAGACAAGTTAGGGCAGCAGGAATCTGTCAAAGAGATGCAAGAGAAGAGATACAGGccaagaatacacacacaaacacataggtGGGAATGAAGAAACACATACCCACATTTACTATGAATCTACCCAAAGCAGAGTGCACAGACTCATTCTtattaatgaaaacatgttgTTAGCAATGAACAACCGTCTAATGCTTTTACACCACACCTTCAGACTTTCACCCAACATGCAGATGATTTATTCGGTTAAAAAAAAGGTTACCACTGACCTGTTTCCCCACTTGGGGATCCCTACAGTCTGGATGATGTACACTGCCACTTGGAAGAAAAAGacgaaaaagaagaaaaagaagctgAAGGAGCTGTCAGACCTAGAGAGGAGAAACAGGCAAAACAAAGACCATGTTATTAAAGATACATAGTATTTAAGAGGTTTGTAGGCTGCCAGACTAGTAGATAGTAGATATAGATGTTACACTTAATTGAAAAGACATTCAAGTGTACAAGTCACAAAAATTAGTCTATAATTTAAAGCATCCAATTAAAGACTTGTGTTTCAATACatatataaagttaaaaaatataaagtggAGGTTACTCTCAGACCAAAGAAACAATATAATAGTCTGTAAACCCTTCaaagattattattttgcaGTTATTACTCCAACTGTTCAATGTATCCAGtgaaggtctaaatgctgtttcagatgCGTTTCCTCTTCCAAGAGTAGTCTAcggaaaacacttttttttcagtggaaaaaaaaattctaatgaCGCAATAACACAGCACTGTAAACTAGAAATATCTGATGTcaacattttctaatatttttaatGGGGGCTGCTGAGTACACAGTGGCTCCCATATACTTCCTCTAACCCTGAGTTGGAGGATGCAGTGTTTTATTAGAgttttattaaagtaaaaagaaaaaacacttctAACTAGTTCATCTGCATGTGTCCTTATTTCTACTGTTTGTACAACAAAACAGTTACACCCAGTCCTGTAAGTGATGTAAATCAAAGAATACTTCTCCATCAGCGCAGGGCTAGTAAAAGAGTGTACCTGAAGGCCTTGTAGACGGGCCTGTACCAACAGATGAAGGACACAGGGGTGAAGAGGATGAACCAAAGGATGGACAGACCAAAGTCAACGCCGTTCTGAGAGTCTGCAGTGAAGTAAGCCAAGCAGGCCAGCACGTTGAGGAAGAGAGTGGCACTGTGGACTGGGGAGACACACAGGAAACTAATGAGCTGGACTGAGGGAGGTGGAACGGTGACTATCATCAAAGACATCAACCTAAGGACAAACGCACCACTCTGCTTTTCAATAGCTACAAAATAGATCATAGTTGACTCACTGCCTTTAAGGCGTCTGTGGGTaaccacagcaacagcagcgCCGGATGGTGTAAAAGCGGATGTTGTGTCACCGTCATTTTGGGGgcattgtcagtgtgtgtatgaataaACGGCCACACAGAGGTGCAGCCAAAAGAGAAGTTACGGTTCTCTTTAATCCCAGCAACTCCGACAGTTTGCCCTTTTAGAGGAATTAATAGGTGTGAGTGATATTTTGATTAAATTGATGTTTTGATTAAATCCATAATCAATAATATGACAGACATTAATGATGTGTAGGTTGTGTGATGGGTGAAAGGGTTTTGCATTGGATTTTTAAAAGGAGTGAAATCGAACTGAATCAATGTACGTTCCACAAAAAGTTCCAGTGCATCTTCTGAGAAACCCAATCCTCAAGTGTCATCATATGAGGAAAAAAGCCACCAAAAATCAACAACAGCGTGTTTATGAATCATgtaattgtgatattaaatattttacgTAATTCAATTAGCTGTCAGGGTTGTCAGATGGCCTATTAATTAACCAGTATCGTATAGCAAACTAGGGATATTGTGTTGTAAATCATTATTCTTTTGTAAAGTAAAAATCACGATGTGAAGATGCTGACATTTGCAGCCCTACAGGAATAATCTACTGAGGTCAGGTATGCACTAAACCTGAGTTACTTTACATCTCAGTTTAAAAATGAGGTAGactttttaacatataaaaacagTCAGATGCCAACTATACTATCTTATCGATCAATGATTCTTTCATATTCAAAAACAACCCAATTTGTTGTGTGATTAAGTATCAAATACTGCATGCAGGGGTACGTACACATCCAGAGGTAGTACATTCTCTTGCAGATCCTGCGGTACTCCTCAGGGATGTCCTCCTCAAAGTCCTGATAGAAGCAGGGATTCACAGGGAAGAATTGGGGAAGAGGTGGCCAGTTGTTCTCTTtagctgacagacagaaagattcACAGCTGGATTAACGTTATGAGTGGTTTGTCAATTCTTATTGTTTGTATGTACAACATGAGTTTACATGCAACTTCTAAAACTACTTACTACCAGTGTTCAGCGGTCTGCCTCCGCTCCTGTTCTGTAGCTCCTGCTCCTTCCGCTCCAGCTCAGCTGCTttcttctccagctcctcctgctgttTGATCAGATTCGCCTggccagcagctgcagctgcctgGTGGGTGATGGGAGAGCTGTACTCTTACCATTGTTAAGATTCTTAAAACAACTTCCTGCTGTATTTTTTCCTCCTAATAGCCCTGTACTCTGGTTAGTTAATCTCAACTGATATATAAAATGGCTGAAGTGTGATTTCATGCCAGCttatttaatttcctttatttgtaaatgtgtgtgtctgactcaCTTGTGCGCTCTGCTCCACAGAGGTCTGCAGGATGGCGGGTTGAGAGGAGGCAGCAGAGATGGGGATGGTCGTGCCAGAGGGGGCTCCCTGCGGAACGATTGAAGcaatactgtattttaataaactaaataaCCTCTCGATGATGGAACAACCACACTGTACATCACATCAGTAGTTATAGTAAAAACAGAGGGGCTAACCATTTCAGTTGCAGAGAAGGGGTTGAACTCCCCAACGTTTTCAGCGACTCCCCTGGTGGCTTGTGTGATCGAGGCatcctgaaaaagaaagaacttGGTGTTATGATGTATTGCTGAGAAGCCAGGACCCTTCAGTTTTTATTTGGTGCTATGTGTGGAGTAAGCAGAGAGTTCCAACCAGTCCAGGAAGAGCTCTCGTCTCACACCACATTAACTATTAACAGACTCTTGGTCCTGGACCTCATCTGTCTCAGGTAAAACACCATTTCTTAGGTTTGAACAAGTAAGaggtatttctttctttaacttAATATGTTATATGTCAAGACATATGTTCACCTATAACCATTACTTCCTAGAGCTATGAGATCTGAAAACACTGGGATGTGATAATTACactaacaaacaaaatcacaccACCTAGTAAAGATCCTATAAGGCTACAAAGTGCGCCATTAAATCCTACACTGCGGGAGGATTTACATAAGCTACCCTTTGGTTTCTATCAATGGCGCGTTGAGGAGGAGTCACAGCTGAAGGCTAAATAACAGCAGGCACCTGTTCTTGGGTCTGCTTACCTGCGCAGGTGAGTTAGCAGCCCACGTACAACGTAAATACAGTGTTTTACAGATAATCTTTATAAATACCCTATAACTGGACTACAACGTGTCATACTTCATAATTGTGCTGATTATTAGCCAGGAAATGTTGAGGCCAAACCCAGTAACCAACCAAACAGGTTTCTGTTGCAGCATATCTCTTTCAGTCTTCACTTTACACGAAAACGCTTCTTAAAACACGGTTCGCacatagaaaacaaaacagcagtcTCACCTGGAAGGGATTTACGTCCACTGGGTCAACGAAGGGGTTGCTGTCAAATTCCGACATTGTGGAGAAAAGTTTTATCTtgtgtgaaataaacaacaCGACAGCTCCTTGTCTCCCCGGCGGCGGCTGCTCCTCCTGATGGTGCTGCTCTGACACTGGGCCTCTGCGCATGCGTGGATCGAATAGGTGGAACGCGTCACCGGAGGCTGACCCGGAGTCATTTGTAATCAATTAAGCCTACCTTTATTTTCAGAAATAATGTCAATTGGTTTCAAACGTGCGGTTCTTGTGACAGTCTGTCTTTACATGAGATCCAGTCTATTGCGGTAAACGTACAAAGTGAGCTCTTTCCTCTGGTCTTTTAAGTTGCCTTTAGGTGCTGTCGGAAATATGAATCACGTAGACGACTGAAGAAACCTGAGTTAACTAGGAAAATGGGAATTTCATATTATAGCCCTATTGAaggttgttttatttcttttgatgTGGATTTTATTTACTCTGTTGTATTGTTTGCCGCTTTTATCCCATGCAACTGCTTATGTCCTGTGGTCAATGGTAGGATGTAACTAAGTAGgctatatttactcaagtattgtacttaagtccaatttcgaggtacttgtactttactagagtatttccattttatgttacttaatacttctacaccactacatttattttgacagctgtTACCAGCtactttgtgtatgtatgtattttgtttgggttttttttttttattaagccaccggcagtatataaagtagttaaaattaaccccacctttaccagcttcAACATTAAAGTGAACATTAATggatcaataattataatccaacaacataatatacattattctgaaatgggccattctgcataatgagtgcttttacttttggtactttaagcaTATTCTGATGctaatatttttgtacttttacttgagtaaagttttgaatgcaggactttttcttgtaacagagtatttctacactgtggtattactacttttacttaagtaaactcaagtacttcttccaccactgcccgTGGTTGTCTTTAAGCCTTGTAAATCTGTAAAGCACTTCATGCCTCTTgcttgaaaagtgctctataaataaactattatcATTACTAACCAAGCTGCCTGCTGATACATGCTTAGATAGGAAACATGACATAAATACATGGTGCATAACGGTAATAATACATAAGGCTCCATTACATTTGGGCAAAGAAATTAAACATCTTTTGACTTAAGCACATCTACAAAGACTAGATTTACTTTAAGGGTTGGTTCCTCACAAAATTAACCACCAACCATGGATTGTCTAAATTGTCATTTAGACAATAAAAATGGACAAGGCACAACCCCTGGGTTGAATAAGTCCTGCTCTTGTAAGTTCAACAGTCAAATTACTTTTCAGGACAGAAGCAGCATCTAAAGGATGAACAAATGTAGAAAACGCCAGCTACACAGCAAAAAAGCATATTGTACATTACCTGTTGTCCTAAAGGAAGAAGCTTGAACTTAGGTTGTACTTAATTTCCAACAGATCACTAAAAACAGGCAGTAACACTGTAACATGAAACCCATGTTTATCAAAGATTGTGAAATGcagtaagacaaaaaaaaatggccACTGTCTGGGCAAATATTTGCTACAATATACACAACTGTACGCTCAGTGCAAATGCTCTTACACAGTAGGGGCTCCTTTTCTTTTGCAGAAGGGGTGGTTGCACTTGTGACCAAAAGAAAGTAGAAAATGTGCCTTGATAACTGATAACTGAACTGTGCTGCTAAAAGTGCAATGGGactgaaatacagcaaattatATGTCTCTGATGCAGAAAAAGATTCAGAAGACAATTCATCCCATACTTTAAGTGAGCCTATAACTTTTActgaacagtggccactgtggtgacaattacaggataatggtagatgctaaaatgtagtgtaacagtagaAGTACAAGCAGAGAAGAGTTATAAGTCAGAAAATTAGCTACACAACAATATctagtttgctaacattagctgctgGTCATATCGGACCAAGTAAGACTGTATTGAATGCACTGAATTGAGCAAGGGTGCTTTATATTGCTTATGAACTCAGCCTTTCATCTGTAAGAGaaataatgtgttatttcttctttcaaaagttacacgGTCTTAAACACTGAGGGGGGTTTGATTTCCTTGTTTGTCCACCAGACTACACCCTTGGTAATTGTACTGGTATCTATCATATTGGTTTTGCAATGATACATAATGAATCATTGACCATGGATCATTGTAACTAACCAATGTAAAATTCTTCCCTTGGAAGGAggaggacattttgacatgttacagTAGGAAAAGGTGttaacaaaaatagaaatttaacactggctgaattccattcagctgcttcagtttctgggtcctggtattgtgaatgctggctcactgtcacactgtcatcgctttactgggacacttgaataaaactgagccattgttaatgttattagtaacacctgtgcttttcctgctaggACAAGTCAATGTCTGCTGTATAAAAGGCCTATTTTCAAGTATGTAATCTACAGTACTTCAACATTGTTGCAAAATCCCCAATCCCcaaagtataaagtatttcaTCATAGGCCTTAATAATAGACAATGTggaaaaatacacttaaatgacaaaaacaaacattctcattaa contains:
- the scamp2l gene encoding secretory carrier membrane protein 2, like, translated to MRRGPVSEQHHQEEQPPPGRQGAVVLFISHKIKLFSTMSEFDSNPFVDPVDVNPFQDASITQATRGVAENVGEFNPFSATEMGAPSGTTIPISAASSQPAILQTSVEQSAQAAAAAGQANLIKQQEELEKKAAELERKEQELQNRSGGRPLNTGTKENNWPPLPQFFPVNPCFYQDFEEDIPEEYRRICKRMYYLWMFHSATLFLNVLACLAYFTADSQNGVDFGLSILWFILFTPVSFICWYRPVYKAFRSDSSFSFFFFFFVFFFQVAVYIIQTVGIPKWGNSGWITSISMIRSNLAVAVVMMVVAGFFTVNTVLAVILLKMVHSKYRRTGASFTKAQQEFSHGVLTNRTVQTAAAGAATSAAQGAFGRTQGN